Part of the Phragmites australis chromosome 23, lpPhrAust1.1, whole genome shotgun sequence genome is shown below.
ACCTAATCCAATCCAGTTTTTGGCTTGCACATTTTGCATAACACAcgtaagagcatctccaacaggTCATCCATCTCACACGCCATCCCTCTCGCACGCCAAATTTCTCCAAAATGCGTCTCCAACGGACGCTCCATCGCAATCGCTATTTTAGAGCGCGCTCCATCCCCAAGCTCCCGCACGCCAAATCTGGCGTGCCTCTCCGCTCACGCCATCCCCCAACTGCCTTCTCCCCCGTACGCTCGCGCCACCATCCGGAGCCTtcgcctcgcctccgccgccgcgatgGCGTTCCTCGTGCGGGCGCTCTGCCACTCCAAGCCGGGGATTTCGACGCGCTGCCCGTCCGTGGCCGCCTCCTGCCGCTGGATCTCCCCGACCGCCGTAACCAAAGCCAGGCgcatccacctcctccgcctaCCCCGATCCAGCCATTTCGTCGTCGGCGCCGCCTGCCCAGCAATCCAAaacctcctcctcccaccaccgccgccaccaccagcaCAACCACCCCGCGCCAAGGCAGCCGCGGCCGCAGCAGCAGCGCGACGCTCCCAGatccgccgcccccgccgcacCAAAAACCTCGCCCTCACCCCAGCCATCGCTCACCACCGCGCTCCGATCGTCGGCCGCCTCGTCGTCCTCCGCTTCAGGTGCGGGCGGGAGTAGCACCAGTGCCTGCGGCAGCGGAGGAGGCAGAGGCGGAGCGGCCAATGGGTTCGTCGCAGAGGAGGCAGGACGCCCAGGAGTCACAGGATGTCGTCGACCTCATCAACGACGCGCTCGCCGCGCTCCTCCGTGCCAAGCCCCGCTCTAAATTAGTTCGGTCTGGATTTTGGTGCTGCGTGGTGCCACCCTTCTATAACAATTCGATTCAATCGATTCCACCCATGCTTCGGTTCGATTAAATAAACGTGCAGCTGTTGATTTTTCTGCGATAAACGACTTGGCTGGGACTTTTAAGAGTTTGAGCAGAACCTGAAGTTGCAGGTGCAGCAAATCATTACGTGGGTGTGTTGTCTTAGTCCTTATTAGCATACAGGTTTTGGAATTAATCTGTTTTCTTCTTGATATCATACAGGTTTTAATGAAAAGCTGCCCTTGATAGAGTTAGTTTTGGCAGGAAGTTCGACATGGGTTCAGGAAATTTGATTCTGAAGAAGGTGGCAAGGCACAGCTCTTTTGATCTGGACATACACCTTGATAAGAGTTGGATGGAGGATGTTACTTGCCCAATCTGCCTGGTTACCCTCACAACGCAGTCCTACTAAGATGCACATCTTATGAAAAGGGTTGCAGGCCATTTGTCGGTGATACGGACCAGACCCGCTCAAACTGTCTTGAGAGATTCAAAGGTGCATACGAGCTGCCTGCCAATGTGAAAGTTTCATCTATAGCTGTGGCTCCTCTTGATAGCATTATTCATATTGTGTCGTCTAATGCAAACAACAGCTCAAGCTGCCCTTTGTGCAGAGGTGATGTTATTGGCTGGATTGTTATCGGTGAGGCTCGTCTGCATCTTAACCAGAAGAAAAGATGCTGTGAAGAGGATTGCTGTTCTGTTATCTGTTTTAAAGGTGGTTACTTTCCCTCTGCCTTTGAATCAATATCTGGCATCTGAAGATTATGTCAATTGCTATTTGTCTGCCTCCCATCATCCATTCAAATGTGGTCTTGCTGCTGTATGAATCTTTGATGAATCAGCGTTCAAGTGGATCTGGTACTAGATGATTTGGAATGGATGAGCCTTTGAGTACCAGTTCttatatttatctcttatcatATTTACTTATTGTTTATGACCTTTCATGAGTCTTGACACATTCATTATCAACTATGCAGGTTTGGCATCGAGTAGTTTATGTGAGGCTGCTGAACTACTTTCTATCTAGCTGCTTCCTGATTCAGTTGAGGGGGGAATGTATGTGATACATTAGCTGAGTTCTACTCTTGATATGTTCCTAATTTAGTAGTGTGAAATTTGTAGAACTGATACTGATCAGGCTTTTGTATAAGGATATGGCATATGAATCGGTGCCCCTTGTAACTGATGATTGTTATGCGAACTATTTGTTGTACGAGCTATTTGTTGTTGGAACTATAAGTTATGTCAAAAGAACATGATATATTAATTCACAAAGAACTGCATACATCATCATACATAATTTGAAAACACTACACCCCTTTATAATAAAAACACTACTTGATAGGTTCTGACTATATTATTGCAAATGCTTACACTACAAGAACTACGACTCTGCATATAGTTACCATAGGTGCTCGACTAGATCATCTTGAAGCTGAGAGTGAGCTTGTCGGTCCCTGATATCATGATTGTTCTTAATAAACTCCATAAATTGAGACAGCTCAGGGGTATGCTCATCTTCAATTATTACTCTTTCTCCCTCATGATCGTAATGGAAGTTTTCCGGCTCATGATCGTAATCGAAGTCTTCCCGCTCATCTTCAATtatcatattatgcatgatgaTGCAAGCTGTCATGATTTGTCTGAGTGTTTCTTGATCCCAAAATCTTGCTGGTCCACGAACAATGGCAAAACGAGCCTGTAGAACTCCAAATGCTCGTTCAACATCCTTCCTAGCACCTTCTTGAGCTTGCGAGAAAAGTTTTTTCTTATTCCCTTGCGGAGATGTTATTGTCTTCACGAAAATTGCCCATGGTGGATATATGCCATCTGCCAAGTAATAGCCTATTGTATAGTTGTGATCATTGATGGTGTAATTCACTTCTGGAGCTTGTCCTTCGGCTAGCTTTGCAAATAGAGGGGAACGGTgaagaacattaatatcattgtgagaACCCGGTAAACCAAAGAAAGCGtgccaaatccaaagatctTGTGAAGCAACGGCTTCTAGAATAATTGTGGGCTCATGCACATGGCCGGTATACATTCCTTGCCATGCTGCAGGGCAATTTttccacttccaatgcatgcaatctatgcTCCCTAGCATACCGCGAAAACCTCTTGCTTCTCCCATTTCAAGTAACCTAGCAGTATCAATATTATTTGGAGATCTCAGATACTCATCACCAAATACTTCCACAGCAGCTTGTACAAACCTTTTAAGACTCTCTATAGCAGTACTTTCTCCAATCCGAATAAATTCATCTGTAGCATCTG
Proteins encoded:
- the LOC133906625 gene encoding uncharacterized protein LOC133906625, coding for MARSLFLRIVQSVVEHDSYFMQKRNSAGIIGLSPLQKITAAFRMLAYGVPADATDEFIRIGESTAIESLKRFVQAAVEVFGDEYLRSPNNIDTARLLEMGEARGFRGMLGSIDCMHWKWKNCPAAWQGMYTGHVHEPTIILEAVASQDLWIWHAFFGLPGSHNDINVLHRSPLFAKLAEGQAPEVNYTINDHNYTIGYYLADGIYPPWAIFVKTITSPQGNKKKLFSQAQEGARKDVERAFGVLQARFAIVRGPARFWDQETLRQIMTACIIMHNMIIEDEREDFDYDHEPENFHYDHEGERVIIEDEHTPELSQFMEFIKNNHDIRDRQAHSQLQDDLVEHLW